One window of the Seriola aureovittata isolate HTS-2021-v1 ecotype China chromosome 22, ASM2101889v1, whole genome shotgun sequence genome contains the following:
- the myf6 gene encoding myogenic factor 6, with protein sequence MMDLFETNTYLFSDLRYLEEGDHGPLQHLDMAGVSPLYNGNDSPLSPGQDNVPSETGGESSGEEHVLAPPGLRAHCEGQCLMWACKICKRKSAPTDRRKAATLRERRRLKKINEAFDALKRKTVANPNQRLPKVEILRSAISYIERLQDLLQTLDEQEKSQNGSSHNSKELSVASHEYHWKKSSEPWPTSADHSNAAMIDQREGTSESSASSSLLRLSSIVDSITSDEKISFSGDVSEN encoded by the exons ATGATGGACCTTTTTGAGACCAACACTTATCTTTTCAGTGATTTACGCTACTTGGAGGAAGGGGATCATGGACCACTACAACACTTGGACATGGCGGGGGTGTCCCCTCTGTACAACGGCAACGACAGCCCGCTGTCTCCGGGCCAGGATAACGTTCCGTCCGAGACCGGCGGGGAGAGCAGCGGGGAGGAGCACGTCCTCGCGCCGCCGGGACTCCGCGCGCACTGCGAGGGCCAGTGCCTCATGTGGGCCTGCAAGATCTGCAAGAGAAAGTCGGCGCCCACCGACAGACGCAAGGCCGCCACGctcagggagaggaggaggctcaAGAAGATCAACGAGGCCTTCGACGCGCTGAAGAGGAAGACCGTGGCCAACCCAAACCAGAGGCTACCCAAGGTGGAGATTTTACGCAGCGCCATCAGCTACATTGAGAGATTACAGGACCTGCTGCAAACGCTGGACGAGCAGGAGAAAAGCCAAAACGGATCATCCCATAACTCTAAAGAACTCAGT GTGGCCAGTCATGAGTACCACTGGAAGAAGTCGTCTGAGCCCTGGCCGACCTCTGCTGACCATTCCAATGCAGCAATGATAGACCAGAGAGAAG gaaCCAGTGAGTCCTCCGCATCCTCCAGCCTCCTGCGTCTGTCCTCCATCGTGGACAGCATCACCAGCGACGAGAAGATCAGCTTCAGCGGGGACGTGTCAGAGAACTGA